The Saccharopolyspora gregorii genomic interval CGGTGCTGGAGGACCGGCGCGGCGCCCACCGGCTGTTCCCGATGCGGCCCGCCGCGTTCCTGCTGGAGGGCCGCCCGGTCACCCTCGTCCCGGTGCCCGCCACCGCCCCAGCCGCGACCCGCACCTCCGCGTCCGGGTCGGTGCACGTCGACGGGCTGCGGGCCAGGGAGGCTCGGGGCAGCCGCATCTGGGTGGAGGGCCTGCACGACGCCGAGCTGGTCGAACGCGTCTGGGGCCACGACCTGCGCGTCGAAGGCGTCGTGGTGGAGCCGCTGCACGGCGTGGACGACCTGCCCGGGCTGCTCGGCGAGTTCCGCCCCCGCGCCGGTCACCGGGTCGGGGTGCTGGTGGACCACCTCGTCGAGGGCAGCAAGGAGTCCCGGCTCGTCGGCGGGATCGACGACCCGCACGTGCTCATCACCGGACACCCCTTCGTCGACGTGTGGGAGGCGGTCAAACCCGCGTCCCTGGGCATCGCGGCCTGGCCGCGGGTGCCGCGCGGGCAGGACTGGAAGGAAGGCGTCTGCGCCGAGCTGGGCTGGGGCGAACCGGCCGAGGGCTGGCGCCGCGTGCTCGGCGCGGTCGAGGGCTTCCGCGACCTGGAGGCCCCGCTGATCGGCGCCGTCGAGCGGCTGATCGACTTCGTCACCGAGCCCTGATCCCGTTCCGGGCCTGCCCGGGCGTCCACGGTGGAACGCCGGCGTTCCACCACCCGAGCGCCGCGCGGCGGGAGCCGAGCCGGTCAGGTTGGCCGGAACAACCCCACAGAACGCTTGTGCTCTGCCACGATGGGTGCATGGCCCCCGTCGTGTGGTTGATCATCGGTGTGATCCTGGTGGCGGCCGAGGTGCTGTCCGGGGAGTTCGTCCTCGTGATGCTCGGCCTCGCCGCGCTGGGGACCGCGCTGGTGGTCCTGGCCGGAGCGCCGACGTGGCTGGCGGCCGTGGTGTTCGCCGCGCTGGCCGGGGGACTGGTGCTGGGGGCGCGTCCGGCGTTGAAGCGCCGCTTCCTCGGTGGCCGAGAGCTGAAGACCAACGTGGACGCCCTGGTCGGCAAGCACGCCGTCGTGGTCGCCACGGTCGACCACCAGGGCGGCCGGGTCCGCATCGACGGGGACGTGTGGTCGGCCCGCGCGAGCGCTGAGGCCGACGTCTTCGAAGCCGATTCAACGGTGCTGGTCACGGAGATCTCCGGGGCCACCGCCATCGTCGCGGCACAACCGTGAACTGGAGGGTGCAGTGGAATTGATCGTGCTGGCGGTGGTGGTGCTGCTGGTGATCGTGGTGGTGGCCAAATCCGTCCTCGTGGTGCCGCAGGCGCAGGCCTCGGTGATCGAGCGGCTGGGCCGGTTCCGCACCGTCGCCGCGCCCGGGCTGAACTTCCTGATGCCGTTCCTGGACCGGGTGCGGGCGAAGATCGACCTGCGCGAGCAGGTGGTGTCCTTCCCGCCGCAGCCGGTGATCACCCAGGACAACCTGACGGTGTCGATCGACACCGTGGTGTACTTCCAGGTCACCGACTCGCGTTCGGCGGTCTACGAGATCTCCAACTACATCGTCGGCGTGGAGCAGCTGACCACGACGACGCTGCGCAACGTGGTCGGCGGCATGAGCCTGGAGGAGACGCTGACCTCCCGGGACCAGATCAACACGCAGCTGCGCGGCGTGCTGGACCAGGAGACCGGGCGCTGGGGCATCCGTGTGGCGCGGGTCGAGCTCAAGGCGATCGACCCGCCGCCGTCCATCAAGGACTCGATGGAGAAGCAGATGCGCGCCGACCGGGAGAAGCGCGCGATGATCCTGAACGCGGAGGGCGCGCGCGAGTCCGCCATCAAGACCGCGGAAGGCCAGAAGCAGTCCCAGATCCTCGCGGCCGAGGGCGCGAAGCAGGCGTCGATCCTGGACGCGGAGGGCGAGCGCCAGTCCAGCATCCTGCGCGCCCAGGGTGAGCGGGCCAGTCGCTACCTGCAGGCGCAGGGCCAGGCGAAGGCGATCGAGAAGGTCTTCGCCGCGGTGAAGCGGGGCAAGCCCACGCCGGAGCTGCTGGCCTACCAGTACCTGCAGACCCTGCCGCAGATGGCGCAGGGCGACGCGAACAAGGTGTGGGTGGTGCCCAGCGACTTCAACAAGTCCTTGGAGGGCTTCGCCCGGATGCTCGGTGCGCCCGGCGAGGACGGCACGTTCCGCTACGAGCCCCCGAAGGAGGAGCCGCCGGCGGGCAGCCCGGAGGACGAGGAGGAGTCGGTGGCCGCGTGGTTCGACACCTCGTCGAACCCGGAGGTCGCCGAGGCCGTGCGCGCCGCGGAGGAGGTGGCCCGCAAGGAGGTGCCGAGCGCCGCGGCGGGGATGCCCTCCGGTGGTGCCGCGTTGTCGGGTCCGAAGGCCACGCAGGCGCTGGGGGAGACCGGGGCGCTCGGTGAGCCCCCGGTGGGTGGTGGTTCCCCGGCCTGATCGGATTCTGGCCCGGGCAGAGGCCCGGGAGCGAGAAGAAGTGGGCGGCGTGCGCGCCGCCCACTTTTGCACCGCAACCACTTTATTAGCTCGATGGTTTCAGCGGCGGCCGAAATCAATGATCTAAAGATCAAGAACAAGAACGTGCAAAGACGCTCGGGGGCCGGCGCTCAGGCTGGGGGTTCGAGCATCGGGCCGCCCGCGACTCCGAGCGCTCGCAGCACGCCGAGCAGGTGGTCGCGCAGGACCGCCTTGGCGGTGTCCGCGGCGCCGTCGCGCACGGCGGTCGCCACCTCGGCGTGCTGCCGGGTGATGTCCGGGCGGCGGTCCTGGGTCCGGGCTCCGGCGGTGATCCGCAGTTGCCGGTCGCGCAGCGCGTTGTAGAGGTCGTCGATGATGGGGTTGGCCGCGGCGGCGACCAGCCGGGCGTGGAAGTCGCGGTCGGCCTCGTGCATCTCCGCCGTACTCAGGCCGCTGCCGTCGCACGCCGCGTGGGCGCTGAGCTCCTCGCCGACCCGGCGCATCGTCGCGGGGCCGTCTGCCGCGATCTTGTCGATGGCGAAGCTCTCCAGCGCCAGCCGGGCTTCGAGGACGGCGCGGGCCTCGGTGGGGGTGACCGGGACGACCAAGGCTCCCCGCTTCGGGTAGAGCCGCAGGAAGCCTTCGGTCTGCAGCCGCAGGAAAGCCTCGCGCACCGGGGTGCGGGACATGTTCATGGCGGTGGCCACTTCGCCTTCGGACAGCAGGTGCCCGTCGGGGTAGGTGCCGTCGAGCAGCCCGGTCTTGACGTGCCGGTAGGCCCGGTCCGCGGCCGGAGGTTCCGCGCTCGCCGGGCCGGTGCCGCCAGGGGCGGCGGTGGGCGGCGGCACGTCGTGGTTCGGTGTTGCGCTCGACACGCGCCCATAGTACTGATCCGCGCCTTGTATCTATGGTGGATACAAGTCGAGAGAGGTGGGTGTTCCGGTGTCGGTCGGTGTTGCCGGGGAACAGCAGGTGGCGCGATCGAGCGTCGTCCAGCGCGGGGCCTGGCTGGTGTGGGGCGTGGGTGCGGCGTGCTACTTCGTGGCGTTGTTCCACCGGGCGAGCTTGGGGGTCGCGGCGCCGGACGCGCTGGTGCGCTTCTCCGCGGGCCCGGGGGTGCTGGCGCTGTTCTCGGCGCTGCAGCTGGGCGTGTACCTGGTGCTGCAGGTGCCGTCGGGTCTGCTGGCGGACCGGTTGGGGCCGCGGCGGGTCATCACCGGCGGGGTGCTGGCGCTGGCGATCGGTTCCGCGGTGTTCGCGGTGAGCGGCTCGGTGCTGGGTGGGGTCACCGGCCGGGTGTTCATCGGCATCGGTGACGCGTTCATGTTCACCAACGTGCTGCGGTTGGCGGCGCAGTGGTTCCCGGCCGACCGCTACGGCCGGGTGGCGGCGCTGACCGGTCTGGTCGGTGGGCTCGGGCAGGTGCTCTCGACGGTGCCGTTGACCTCGGCACTGCACGGTCTGGGCTGGGTGCCGACGTTCTTGGGGGCGGCGGGTCTGACCGCGGTGTTGGCGGTGGTGGCAGGTGCGGTGATCCGGGATCGGCCGGCCGGGCTGGGCCCCGAGGTCCCGTCGGAGGTCGGGGAGCGGATCTCCCGCACGTTGCGCGTGGTGGTGGCGCAGCGCGGCACGAAGCAGTCGTTCTGGGTGCACTTCGTGCTCCTCTCCCAGTTCTTGGCGATCACGACGTTGTGGGGTGCGCCGTGGTTGACCGGTGCGCAGGGCGTGGTGTCGTCGGCGGCCGGTGGTCTGCTGCTGGTGGCGGCGATCGGGTTCATCGCGGGCTCGTTGGTGGCGAGCCAGTGGATCGCGGGGCGCCCGCGGCGGCGGGAGCGCTACACGCTGGGGATGTCGGTGCTGGTCGTGCTGACCTGGCTGCTGGTGGTGGTGTGGCCGACGGCCATGTCGGTGCCGCTGCTGGTGGTGGTGCTGGCGGTGCTGGGCTTCGGTGGTGGCGCGGCGATGCTGGCGTTCGACGGTGCGCGGGAGGCGAACGCGGTGCACCGCTCGGGTGCGGCGTCGGGCGTGGTGAACATGGGCGGTTTCCTGGCGGGGGTGCTGATCCAGGTGCTGGTCGGGTTGGTGCTGGAGGTGGTGTCGGTGCTGCCTGCGCTGGAGGCGTACCGGTGGGCGTTCGTGCCGGTGGTGGTGCTGCTGGCGGTGGGTACCGCGGGGCAGTGGGTCTGCCGGACGCGTCCGGTGGAGGTGCGGTCGTGAGGGCGCGGCGCGGCTGAGCGCGGTGCCGGTGCGCGGTTAGGGTCGCGTGATCGGTGCCGTCGGTCGGAGGAGGTCCGGGTGTCCACTGCGCTGGAGCTGCGGAACGTCGTGGGCGGGGTGCGGTCGGGAACGGTGGCGGGGGAGTCGTTGCCGTTGGTGGATCCGGCTTCGGGGGAGGAGTACGGGTCGGCTCCGCTGACGCGGTGGACCGATGTGGACGAGGTGATGGGGGTGGCGGCCGCGGCGTTCGAGGAGTGGTCGGTGACGACTCCGGGGGAGCGGCAGCGGGTGTTGTTGCGGTGGGCGGAGGAGGTGGAGCGGTCCGCGGAGCGGTTCGTGCTGGCGGAGTGCCGGAACACGGGCAAGCCGTGGGAGGTGGTGCGGTCGGGGGAGTTGCCGCGGGCGGTGGATCTGCTGCGGTTCTACGCGGGTGCGGCGCGGTTGCAGGAGGCGGGTGCGGCGGGGGAGTACGTGCCGGGGTGCACGTCGTTCGCGCGGCGGGAGCCGATCGGGGTGTGCGCGCAGGTGGCGTCGTGGACGCATCCGTTGCTGTTGGCGGTGGCGCGGGTGGCGCCGGCGTTGGCGGCGGGGAATGCGGTGGTGTTCAAGCCTGCGGAGACGACGCCGGTGAGCGCGGTGTTGTTGGCGGAGTCGGCGGTGGGGGTGTTGCCGTCGGGGTTGTTCAACGTGATCTGCGGTGATCGGGACAGTGGTCGGGCGATGGTGGCGCACGAGGTGCCGGGGATGTTCTCGATCACGGGGACGGTGCGGTCGGGGATGGAGGTGGCGGGTGCTGCGGCGGCGGATTTGAAGCGGGCGCACTTGCAGTTGGGTGGGAAGGCGCCTGCGGTGGTGTTCGGGGATGCGGAGGTGGGTGCGGCGGCGCGGGGTATCGCGGCGGCGGCGTTCGGGGATGCGGGGCAGAGCTGCACGGCGGCGAGCCGGGTGCTGGTGGCGGAGGGCGTGTACGAGGAGTTGGTGGCGGAGTTGGCGGCGCAGGCGGAGGTGTGGCGGCCGGGGCCGCCGCAGGATCCGGATGCGGCGTTCGGTCCGTTGAACAGCGCTGGGCAGCGGGAGTTGGTGGCGGGGTACGTGGAGCGGTTGCCCGCGCATGCGCGGGTGGTGGCGGGTGGTCGTCGTCGTGGTGGGCGGGGGTTCTTCTACGAGGCGACGGTGGTGGCGGACGTGGAGCAGTCGGACGAGTTGGTGCAGCACGAGGTGTTGGGTCCGGTGGTGGTGGTGCAGCGGTTCTCCTCGGAGGAGGAGGCGGTGGAGTTGGCGAACGGGGTGCGCTACGGGTTGGTGGCGAGTGTGTGGACGCGTGATCATGCGCGGGCGATGCGGATGTCGCGGGCGTTGCAGGCCGGGACGGTGTGGGTGAACGTGCATCGGCCGTTGGTGGCGGAGATGCCGCACAGCGGGTTCAAGCATTCGGCGTCGGCGCGGGATTTCGGCCGGTTCGGGTTGGAGGAGTACAGCCGGGTGAAGCACGTGATGTCCGGTCTGGGGTGAGCGGGTGGTGGTCATGACTCCATGGTGCGGAGTCGAACAGGCGTTCGCCAGTGCTCGATGGGGTGATCGTGTCAGCGGGTGGCGGTGCCGTTGTCGGTGGCGTCGCGGAGGGCGACGGAGAGCAGGGCCGCGGCGGGTCCGGTGAGGCGGTGCCCGGCGCGCCAGACGGCGTGCAGGGGGCGGTGGAGGTCGAGTCCGGTGACGGGGACTTCGACGACGTGGCCCGCGGCGAGGTCGGTGGCCACGGCGAGGGTGCTGAGCACGGCGGGTCCGGCGCCTGCGACGACGCTGTTGCGCACCGAGGTGGTGGAGTGCAGTTCGAGCAGGGGTTCGGTGGGGGTGGCGCCTGCGGTGGCGAGCGCGTGTTCGAGGGTTTCGCGGGTGCCGGAGCCGTGTTCGCGGACGATGAGCGGGGTGGCGGCGAGTTCGGTGGGGTCGAGGGGTTCGCGGCGCCGGGCCCAGCGGTGGTCGGGTGGGACGACGACGGTGAGGCGGTCGCGGGCGAGGTAGCGCACGGAGACGCCGTCGGGGACCTCGGGTGATTCGAGGAAGCCGAGGTCGGCGCGGTCGTGGCGGACGGCGTCGGTGACGGCGGTGGAGTTGGCGACGTCGAGTTCGAGGCGGAGTCCGGTGAAGGCGGTGCGCAGCGAGGTGAGCCAGCGCGGGGCGAGGTAGTCGGCGATGGTCATGCTGGCGGCGACGCGGAGGCGTTGTTCGTGGCGGGCGCGCAGGGCGTGCACGCCGGTGTGCAGGGCGTCGAGGTCGGTGAGCACGTCGCGTGCCCAGTCGAGGACGGTGCCGCCGGCGGGGGTGAGGTCGGCGCCGCGACGGGTGCGTTCGACGAGGTGGAGGCCGAGGCGGCGTTCGAGGCTGTTGAGGCGTTTGCTGGCGGAGGGTTGGCTGATCCGCAGTTGGGCGGCTGCGGCGCCGATGCTGCCGAGTTCGGCGATGAGCACGAGGAGTCGCAGGGATAGCGGGTCCGGATCTTCTGCCATGCAGCAACTGTAGCTCGCAGGGGTTCTCTGGCCCTGTGGTGATGCATTCCGGTTATGGGTTCCTGTGCGGTTGACGGCTACCGGGCGCGCGGGTGGCGGGTGAGGCTCGGGGGCATGCGGACGTCGGTGGAGTTGCGTGCGGTGTGGTCGGAGCGTCGATCGGGTGTGCTGGTGGCCGCGGTGGGGGTGCTGGTCGCGCAGCTGTTGTCGGCGTGGGTGCCGGGGGTGGGCGTGGTGACCGCTGCGGTGGTGTTGGGGGTGCTGGTGGGGAACCTGCCGGGTGGCACGGGTGCGGCGGGTCCGGGCTTGGCGTGGGTGGCGCGGGCGCCGTTGCGGGCGGGGGTGGTGCTGCTGGGGTTGCAGCTGGCGGTGGGCCAGGTGCTGGGGTTGGGGGCGGCGACGTTGGGCGTGGTGGTGGCGGTGGTCGTGGTGGGGGTGCTGGGCACGGTGCTGATCGGTCGTGCGCTCGGGTTGCCGCCGGGGTTGTCGGTGCTGGTGGCGGTGGGGTCGTCGATCTGCGGTGCGTCGGCGATCGCGGCGGTGGAGGGCGTGGTGGAGCGCGAGGACGAGGACGTGGCGGCGGGGGTGGCGATGGTGACGGTGTTCGGCACGCTGCTGGTGGTGCTGGTGCCGTTGGTCGGTTCGGCGTGGGGGTGGGGTGCTGAGGACGTGGGGCGGGTCGCGGGTGGCGGCGTGCACGAGGTCGCGCAGGTGGTCGCGGCGGCTTCTCCTGCCGGTGCGGCGGCGGTGTCGGTGGCGGTGGTGGTGAAGTTGAGCCGGGTGGCGTTGCTGGCTCCGGTGGTGGCGGTGATCGGGTTGGTGCGGCGGCGCGGCGGGGGTGGGGTGCCGCTGCTGCCGTTGTTCGTGGTGGGTTTCCTGGTGGCGATGGGGGTGCGGGCCACGGGTTGGGTGCCCGCGCCGGTGTTGGGGGTGGCGGCGCAGGTGTCGTCGGTGCTGTTGGCGGCGGCGCTGTTCGCGTTGGGCACGGCGGTGCGGGTGAGCGGGTTGCGGCGTGCGGGGCCGCGGGCGCTGCTGCTGGGGGCGTGTTCGACGGTGCTGGTGGTG includes:
- a CDS encoding NfeD family protein encodes the protein MAPVVWLIIGVILVAAEVLSGEFVLVMLGLAALGTALVVLAGAPTWLAAVVFAALAGGLVLGARPALKRRFLGGRELKTNVDALVGKHAVVVATVDHQGGRVRIDGDVWSARASAEADVFEADSTVLVTEISGATAIVAAQP
- a CDS encoding LysR family transcriptional regulator; this encodes MAEDPDPLSLRLLVLIAELGSIGAAAAQLRISQPSASKRLNSLERRLGLHLVERTRRGADLTPAGGTVLDWARDVLTDLDALHTGVHALRARHEQRLRVAASMTIADYLAPRWLTSLRTAFTGLRLELDVANSTAVTDAVRHDRADLGFLESPEVPDGVSVRYLARDRLTVVVPPDHRWARRREPLDPTELAATPLIVREHGSGTRETLEHALATAGATPTEPLLELHSTTSVRNSVVAGAGPAVLSTLAVATDLAAGHVVEVPVTGLDLHRPLHAVWRAGHRLTGPAAALLSVALRDATDNGTATR
- a CDS encoding GntR family transcriptional regulator, yielding MSSATPNHDVPPPTAAPGGTGPASAEPPAADRAYRHVKTGLLDGTYPDGHLLSEGEVATAMNMSRTPVREAFLRLQTEGFLRLYPKRGALVVPVTPTEARAVLEARLALESFAIDKIAADGPATMRRVGEELSAHAACDGSGLSTAEMHEADRDFHARLVAAAANPIIDDLYNALRDRQLRITAGARTQDRRPDITRQHAEVATAVRDGAADTAKAVLRDHLLGVLRALGVAGGPMLEPPA
- a CDS encoding aldehyde dehydrogenase family protein produces the protein MSTALELRNVVGGVRSGTVAGESLPLVDPASGEEYGSAPLTRWTDVDEVMGVAAAAFEEWSVTTPGERQRVLLRWAEEVERSAERFVLAECRNTGKPWEVVRSGELPRAVDLLRFYAGAARLQEAGAAGEYVPGCTSFARREPIGVCAQVASWTHPLLLAVARVAPALAAGNAVVFKPAETTPVSAVLLAESAVGVLPSGLFNVICGDRDSGRAMVAHEVPGMFSITGTVRSGMEVAGAAAADLKRAHLQLGGKAPAVVFGDAEVGAAARGIAAAAFGDAGQSCTAASRVLVAEGVYEELVAELAAQAEVWRPGPPQDPDAAFGPLNSAGQRELVAGYVERLPAHARVVAGGRRRGGRGFFYEATVVADVEQSDELVQHEVLGPVVVVQRFSSEEEAVELANGVRYGLVASVWTRDHARAMRMSRALQAGTVWVNVHRPLVAEMPHSGFKHSASARDFGRFGLEEYSRVKHVMSGLG
- a CDS encoding YeiH family protein, with protein sequence MRTSVELRAVWSERRSGVLVAAVGVLVAQLLSAWVPGVGVVTAAVVLGVLVGNLPGGTGAAGPGLAWVARAPLRAGVVLLGLQLAVGQVLGLGAATLGVVVAVVVVGVLGTVLIGRALGLPPGLSVLVAVGSSICGASAIAAVEGVVEREDEDVAAGVAMVTVFGTLLVVLVPLVGSAWGWGAEDVGRVAGGGVHEVAQVVAAASPAGAAAVSVAVVVKLSRVALLAPVVAVIGLVRRRGGGGVPLLPLFVVGFLVAMGVRATGWVPAPVLGVAAQVSSVLLAAALFALGTAVRVSGLRRAGPRALLLGACSTVLVVGTAATGMLLVA
- a CDS encoding SPFH domain-containing protein, with product MELIVLAVVVLLVIVVVAKSVLVVPQAQASVIERLGRFRTVAAPGLNFLMPFLDRVRAKIDLREQVVSFPPQPVITQDNLTVSIDTVVYFQVTDSRSAVYEISNYIVGVEQLTTTTLRNVVGGMSLEETLTSRDQINTQLRGVLDQETGRWGIRVARVELKAIDPPPSIKDSMEKQMRADREKRAMILNAEGARESAIKTAEGQKQSQILAAEGAKQASILDAEGERQSSILRAQGERASRYLQAQGQAKAIEKVFAAVKRGKPTPELLAYQYLQTLPQMAQGDANKVWVVPSDFNKSLEGFARMLGAPGEDGTFRYEPPKEEPPAGSPEDEEESVAAWFDTSSNPEVAEAVRAAEEVARKEVPSAAAGMPSGGAALSGPKATQALGETGALGEPPVGGGSPA
- a CDS encoding DUF3097 domain-containing protein, whose product is MRSVNYGNDVLSSGRKRREIPEVPAEPGLVVEDPASGFCGAVVRVEKGNAVLEDRRGAHRLFPMRPAAFLLEGRPVTLVPVPATAPAATRTSASGSVHVDGLRAREARGSRIWVEGLHDAELVERVWGHDLRVEGVVVEPLHGVDDLPGLLGEFRPRAGHRVGVLVDHLVEGSKESRLVGGIDDPHVLITGHPFVDVWEAVKPASLGIAAWPRVPRGQDWKEGVCAELGWGEPAEGWRRVLGAVEGFRDLEAPLIGAVERLIDFVTEP
- a CDS encoding MFS transporter, which codes for MSVGVAGEQQVARSSVVQRGAWLVWGVGAACYFVALFHRASLGVAAPDALVRFSAGPGVLALFSALQLGVYLVLQVPSGLLADRLGPRRVITGGVLALAIGSAVFAVSGSVLGGVTGRVFIGIGDAFMFTNVLRLAAQWFPADRYGRVAALTGLVGGLGQVLSTVPLTSALHGLGWVPTFLGAAGLTAVLAVVAGAVIRDRPAGLGPEVPSEVGERISRTLRVVVAQRGTKQSFWVHFVLLSQFLAITTLWGAPWLTGAQGVVSSAAGGLLLVAAIGFIAGSLVASQWIAGRPRRRERYTLGMSVLVVLTWLLVVVWPTAMSVPLLVVVLAVLGFGGGAAMLAFDGAREANAVHRSGAASGVVNMGGFLAGVLIQVLVGLVLEVVSVLPALEAYRWAFVPVVVLLAVGTAGQWVCRTRPVEVRS